A portion of the Corynebacterium ammoniagenes DSM 20306 genome contains these proteins:
- a CDS encoding heavy-metal-associated domain-containing protein: MTTPTALKKTTLRSDEFTCPSCIAKIENKLRSLDGVESAEVKFSSGRVLVEHDPAKASIRNLVDAVAEVGYTVKPSAI; encoded by the coding sequence ATGACCACCCCAACCGCATTGAAGAAGACAACCCTGCGCTCTGATGAGTTCACCTGCCCAAGCTGTATCGCGAAAATCGAGAATAAGCTACGCAGCCTCGATGGTGTCGAGTCTGCAGAGGTGAAGTTCTCTTCCGGCCGCGTCCTGGTAGAACACGACCCCGCAAAGGCGAGTATCCGCAACCTCGTCGACGCCGTGGCGGAAGTCGGATACACGGTTAAGCCATCCGCTATCTAA
- a CDS encoding bile acid:sodium symporter family protein, translating to MLERLKKVDPLIVLIISAVIIAIIFPARGQFAEVFSTLVSIAIAVLFFLYGARLSTQEALNGIRHWKLHLTILMFTFVLFPIVGLALRPLTLFITDEMYLGILFLTLVPSTVQSSVAFTSIGRGNVAGAIVAASASNLVGVIATPVLVMLLMNSTGGIHIEASVFGEIALQLLAPFILGQLLRPWVKNFAANKATKVVDRGSIAMVVYSAFSSGVVAGVWGQISVGEVIFLVIFSAVLVCFMLFLTRVISKRLGFNRGDTIAAEFCGSKKSLATGLPMASVMFGSGAALGLLILPLMIYHQIQLMICSWLAAHYGKEETEPAA from the coding sequence ATGCTTGAGCGCTTGAAAAAGGTCGACCCACTTATTGTTTTGATTATCTCGGCGGTCATCATCGCCATTATCTTCCCGGCCCGGGGGCAGTTCGCCGAAGTGTTTTCAACACTGGTCAGTATCGCGATCGCGGTGTTGTTCTTTCTGTATGGCGCACGTTTATCCACGCAAGAAGCGCTCAATGGCATTAGACACTGGAAGCTACATCTGACCATCTTGATGTTTACTTTCGTGCTCTTTCCCATCGTCGGGCTAGCACTGCGGCCGCTAACGTTATTTATCACCGATGAGATGTACCTCGGCATTTTATTCCTCACCCTGGTTCCCTCAACCGTGCAGTCTTCGGTGGCATTTACCTCCATTGGCCGGGGCAATGTGGCCGGAGCCATCGTGGCCGCATCTGCTTCCAACCTCGTCGGAGTTATCGCCACCCCAGTCCTGGTGATGCTCTTGATGAATTCCACCGGTGGAATCCACATCGAGGCCTCGGTCTTCGGCGAGATTGCGCTTCAACTTCTCGCACCGTTTATCCTTGGCCAGCTCTTGCGCCCGTGGGTGAAAAATTTCGCGGCGAATAAGGCCACCAAAGTAGTTGACCGCGGCTCCATTGCCATGGTGGTCTACTCGGCCTTTTCCTCCGGCGTGGTCGCCGGGGTGTGGGGACAAATCTCTGTCGGAGAAGTTATCTTCCTCGTTATCTTCTCTGCTGTTCTGGTCTGCTTCATGCTCTTTCTTACCCGCGTAATCAGCAAGCGCTTAGGCTTTAATCGGGGCGATACCATCGCAGCGGAGTTTTGTGGTTCGAAGAAGTCTCTGGCCACGGGATTGCCCATGGCTTCTGTCATGTTCGGCTCGGGCGCCGCGCTGGGTCTGCTGATTCTGCCACTGATGATTTACCACCAGATCCAGTTGATGATCTGCTCGTGGCTTGCCGCGCACTATGGCAAGGAAGAAACCGAGCCAGCGGCTTAG
- a CDS encoding AzlC family ABC transporter permease — translation MHVEEIKKGIKDSWAVGIGLVPLGLAFGLLMVQTGFDWWWTPIFSIVVYAGSMEFLAIPMVLQGTSVAASVITGFMVNFRHLFYGLTFPRHRVHSAAGKMYSTYALTDESYAIVSSMPRDVQLSGPRIVAIQLLCQSSWVAGGVVGALAGQVIPPNVEGLEFALVALFVVLTMDSFKNNPDYSLPLTAVVFGIIAAIIFPNQILMVALTAYLAVLLLRFYSPRFDEKLEWRRGSKNA, via the coding sequence ATGCACGTTGAGGAGATAAAGAAGGGAATCAAGGATTCCTGGGCGGTGGGCATCGGCCTAGTTCCGTTGGGCCTAGCTTTTGGCCTGTTGATGGTTCAAACCGGTTTTGACTGGTGGTGGACCCCAATTTTTTCCATCGTGGTGTATGCCGGATCGATGGAATTTTTGGCCATTCCCATGGTGCTGCAAGGAACAAGCGTTGCGGCATCTGTGATTACCGGCTTCATGGTGAACTTCCGCCACCTGTTTTATGGGCTCACCTTCCCGCGTCACCGCGTGCACTCCGCTGCCGGCAAGATGTACTCCACCTATGCTTTAACGGATGAATCATATGCCATCGTCTCGTCCATGCCGCGTGACGTGCAACTGTCCGGACCTCGCATCGTTGCCATTCAGTTGTTGTGCCAATCCTCATGGGTTGCCGGCGGTGTAGTCGGAGCGCTTGCTGGACAAGTCATCCCGCCGAATGTAGAGGGCTTGGAATTTGCACTCGTCGCGCTCTTTGTTGTGCTGACGATGGACTCGTTCAAGAATAATCCGGATTACTCCCTGCCACTGACCGCCGTGGTTTTTGGCATTATCGCCGCGATTATCTTCCCCAACCAGATCTTGATGGTGGCGTTGACGGCTTACCTCGCAGTACTGCTGCTGCGCTTCTACTCCCCGCGATTCGACGAAAAACTGGAATGGCGAAGGGGGTCGAAGAATGCCTAA
- a CDS encoding branched-chain amino acid transporter permease, producing MPNGVDLGMILAVIIPLFIVTVALRALPFSLLRYLKNSEFMAVLGRTMPVGVMTVLVVYTWYGQRESPGGFVAVAIAVAATYLLHKWRRDVGLSILVGTVTYMLLVNLVF from the coding sequence ATGCCTAATGGTGTTGATTTAGGGATGATCCTCGCGGTCATCATTCCCCTATTTATCGTGACCGTGGCACTACGTGCTCTTCCCTTTAGCTTGCTGCGCTATCTCAAAAACAGTGAGTTCATGGCCGTCTTGGGCCGCACCATGCCCGTGGGAGTAATGACGGTGCTGGTGGTCTATACCTGGTACGGGCAGCGTGAATCCCCCGGTGGTTTCGTGGCCGTAGCCATCGCGGTAGCTGCTACGTACCTTTTGCACAAGTGGCGCCGCGATGTTGGTTTATCCATTTTGGTCGGCACGGTTACCTATATGCTGTTGGTCAACCTGGTGTTCTAA
- a CDS encoding heavy metal translocating P-type ATPase, whose protein sequence is MKTWKTWGVVGVSALLIVLSWLSPAESLIADALMIAAAVVAGWNIAISAIQALRIKMISIDLLVVVAAIGALFINNYWESAAVTFLFALGKALEKATMNRTRKALSDLVDSAPETATKLHDDGSTETVEVWELMPGEKVLVRNGQQVPVDGRVISGFGGVDEASITGESVPAEKSEGAEVFAGTWLRSGVLRVEATAVGSDSTLAKIIHRVEDAQDDKAKTQTFLERFSKWYTPGVMIAALAVGLITQNVELALTLLVIACPGALVISIPVSIVAGIGRSAKDGVLIKGGEYLETSAKVDAVVVDKTGTLTNGQPELTDVEVLDPAYTSNEVLQLAARAETASEHPLADAIIRGAKARGLEVELVESAQPVMGKGIKAEVDGHTVAVGSAELLDETPSEDRVLELNAQGKTAMYVGVDGRAIGLVAVADTIRSDAPTAVKSLHDNGIKVVMATGDARRVAENVARELGVDEVHAEMMPEDKLDLVKELQSRGQVVAMVGDGVNDTPALAQADIGVAMGAAGSPAAIETADIALMADKLPRLPYALHLAQRTVRTMTLNIVIALATVAVLLAGVLLGGVTMSIGMLVHEASVLLVIGIAMLLLRPVLKPEVASENPVPRETQEVAAA, encoded by the coding sequence ATGAAAACGTGGAAGACGTGGGGAGTGGTTGGCGTATCAGCACTGCTGATTGTGCTGTCCTGGTTAAGCCCCGCAGAATCACTCATCGCAGATGCTCTGATGATTGCTGCTGCAGTTGTAGCAGGTTGGAATATCGCCATCTCCGCGATCCAGGCACTACGCATCAAGATGATCTCGATCGATCTCTTGGTCGTCGTCGCCGCCATCGGCGCACTGTTTATCAACAACTATTGGGAATCCGCAGCCGTCACATTCCTCTTCGCCTTGGGTAAGGCTTTGGAAAAGGCCACGATGAATCGGACCCGCAAGGCCTTGAGCGACTTGGTAGATTCCGCGCCGGAGACGGCAACGAAGCTGCACGACGATGGCTCTACCGAAACGGTGGAAGTGTGGGAGCTAATGCCCGGGGAAAAGGTCCTGGTCCGCAATGGCCAACAAGTCCCAGTGGATGGCCGGGTGATTTCCGGATTCGGGGGAGTGGACGAAGCCAGCATTACCGGCGAGTCCGTTCCAGCGGAAAAGTCTGAAGGCGCAGAAGTCTTCGCAGGAACCTGGTTACGCAGTGGCGTACTCCGCGTCGAGGCAACAGCGGTGGGATCAGATTCCACCTTGGCCAAAATCATCCACCGCGTCGAAGATGCGCAGGATGATAAGGCAAAGACGCAGACATTCTTGGAACGCTTTTCCAAGTGGTACACCCCAGGTGTCATGATCGCGGCATTAGCGGTCGGCCTCATCACCCAAAACGTGGAACTCGCACTGACCTTGCTTGTTATCGCATGTCCGGGTGCTCTGGTTATCTCTATCCCCGTCTCCATCGTCGCCGGCATTGGTCGCTCGGCCAAGGATGGCGTACTCATCAAGGGTGGGGAATACCTGGAGACCTCCGCGAAGGTGGACGCCGTTGTCGTCGATAAGACTGGCACCTTAACCAATGGACAACCAGAACTTACTGACGTCGAAGTACTCGACCCTGCGTATACCTCCAACGAGGTCCTGCAGCTCGCTGCGCGCGCAGAAACCGCCTCCGAGCACCCGCTTGCCGATGCCATCATCCGCGGCGCCAAGGCCCGCGGCCTAGAGGTGGAGCTCGTAGAAAGCGCACAACCAGTGATGGGTAAGGGGATTAAGGCTGAAGTTGATGGGCACACAGTCGCAGTTGGCTCCGCAGAGCTTCTCGATGAAACCCCCAGTGAGGATCGCGTCCTGGAGTTAAATGCTCAGGGCAAGACTGCCATGTACGTCGGCGTCGATGGCCGTGCCATTGGCTTGGTCGCGGTTGCCGATACCATCCGCAGCGATGCACCTACCGCCGTTAAGTCCTTACATGACAATGGCATCAAAGTCGTCATGGCAACTGGTGACGCCCGACGCGTTGCCGAAAACGTCGCACGTGAATTAGGCGTGGATGAAGTTCACGCCGAGATGATGCCGGAAGACAAGCTGGACTTGGTCAAGGAACTACAAAGTCGCGGCCAGGTCGTGGCCATGGTCGGTGATGGCGTCAATGACACACCAGCCCTGGCCCAAGCAGACATCGGTGTCGCCATGGGCGCAGCAGGATCACCCGCCGCTATTGAAACCGCCGATATCGCGCTGATGGCGGATAAGCTACCGCGCTTGCCTTATGCGCTACACCTGGCTCAACGTACCGTGCGAACCATGACGCTCAACATCGTCATCGCGCTGGCAACCGTCGCAGTTCTGCTAGCAGGCGTGCTCCTGGGTGGCGTGACCATGTCCATTGGCATGTTGGTCCATGAGGCAAGTGTCCTGCTCGTCATTGGCATCGCGATGCTGCTTCTGCGCCCAGTGCTGAAGCCAGAAGTGGCGAGTGAGAATCCAGTTCCACGTGAAACACAGGAAGTCGCAGCGGCCTAA
- a CDS encoding CCA tRNA nucleotidyltransferase: MDLQDTQLMGLLARADSTVAGLSDLLSGLISEFARRNHTLYLVGGSVRDALLGRLGNDLDFTTDARPQVVHEILDSWAETTWDTGIEFGTVSAVYKGQQIEITTFRADLYDGDSRNPEVTFGNTLDDDLIRRDFKVNAMAIELRADGTREFFDPMEGLKDLQAGIMDTPDAPELSFRDDPLRMLRAARFVSQLQFGVSDRVRQAMTDMAEEIRRITVERIQVEMDKMILGVAPWDGIDLLVETGLAQIIFPEIPAMAMEPDEHAQHKDVYAHSLTVLRQAMEQEEDGPDLVLRWAALLHDIGKPDTRDVTDGKVSFHQHEIVGAKLARRRMRQLKYPKATTQEVSELVRLHMRFHGFGEGQWTDSAVRRYVNDAGELLPRLHKLVRADCTTRNERKARRLQRTYDHLEERIEEIQEKEGIAAIRPDLDGNEIMEILDLKPGPEVGQAWAYMKDLRLELGPLERDEAIAKLRQWWESKK; the protein is encoded by the coding sequence GTGGATTTACAGGACACTCAGCTAATGGGACTTCTCGCACGCGCAGACTCGACCGTCGCAGGCTTAAGTGATCTTTTATCCGGACTAATTTCTGAATTCGCCCGCCGCAATCACACCCTTTATTTAGTAGGCGGTTCCGTTCGTGATGCCCTATTAGGCCGCCTCGGCAATGATTTGGACTTCACCACCGACGCCCGCCCGCAGGTCGTGCACGAGATCCTCGACTCATGGGCGGAGACCACCTGGGATACCGGTATTGAATTCGGCACTGTTTCTGCTGTGTATAAGGGCCAGCAAATTGAAATCACCACCTTCCGCGCCGATCTTTATGACGGAGATAGCCGCAACCCTGAGGTCACGTTTGGCAACACGCTTGACGATGATTTGATTCGCCGTGACTTCAAAGTCAACGCAATGGCCATTGAACTGCGTGCCGATGGCACCCGTGAATTTTTCGATCCGATGGAAGGGCTAAAAGATTTACAGGCCGGGATCATGGATACCCCGGACGCCCCAGAGCTTTCTTTCCGCGATGACCCGCTGCGCATGCTGCGCGCCGCACGCTTTGTCTCGCAGCTGCAGTTCGGCGTCAGCGACCGCGTGCGCCAAGCCATGACCGATATGGCGGAAGAGATTCGCCGTATCACCGTCGAGCGCATCCAAGTGGAAATGGACAAGATGATCCTGGGTGTAGCGCCGTGGGATGGCATTGATCTTTTGGTAGAGACCGGGCTTGCGCAGATCATCTTCCCGGAAATTCCTGCCATGGCCATGGAACCGGATGAGCACGCGCAGCACAAGGATGTCTACGCGCACTCATTGACGGTCTTGCGCCAGGCAATGGAGCAAGAAGAAGACGGCCCCGATCTGGTGCTGCGCTGGGCAGCGCTGCTGCATGACATCGGCAAGCCGGACACCCGCGATGTCACCGATGGCAAGGTGAGTTTCCACCAGCACGAAATTGTTGGTGCGAAACTCGCCCGCCGCCGCATGCGCCAACTGAAATACCCGAAGGCGACAACCCAGGAAGTATCCGAGTTGGTGCGCTTGCATATGCGCTTTCACGGCTTCGGCGAAGGCCAATGGACTGATTCCGCAGTACGCCGTTATGTCAATGACGCCGGTGAATTACTGCCGCGCCTGCACAAGCTGGTGCGTGCAGACTGCACGACGCGTAATGAACGTAAAGCGCGACGGCTGCAGCGCACCTATGATCACTTAGAAGAGCGCATTGAAGAAATTCAAGAAAAAGAAGGGATCGCCGCAATCCGTCCGGACTTGGACGGCAATGAGATCATGGAAATTTTAGACCTGAAGCCAGGCCCCGAAGTGGGTCAGGCATGGGCCTATATGAAAGACCTGCGACTTGAGCTTGGCCCGCTGGAGCGGGATGAAGCTATTGCGAAGTTGCGTCAGTGGTGGGAGTCTAAGAAGTGA
- a CDS encoding NUDIX hydrolase → MTNHANRKRRKRRPAQRPQRQQRSTNKMVTRDETSAGGLVVSGLAEAVGADGEVDLTCIYVALIGRLDRRGRLLWSMPKGHVENGEPKDLTAQREVWEETGISGEVVSELGVIDYWFVSDGVRIHKTVHHFLLRFVDGILNDEDPEVTEVAWIPVATLIEHLAYADERKLARIAHDQLPELARKEAAAGRATPR, encoded by the coding sequence ATGACTAACCACGCTAACCGGAAGCGGCGCAAACGCCGTCCAGCACAAAGGCCACAACGCCAGCAGCGCTCAACGAATAAAATGGTAACCCGCGATGAAACCTCCGCGGGTGGCTTAGTTGTGTCCGGATTAGCAGAAGCAGTGGGCGCGGACGGAGAAGTAGACCTCACGTGCATCTACGTGGCGCTGATTGGCCGATTAGACCGCCGTGGCCGTTTGCTGTGGTCCATGCCGAAGGGGCACGTGGAAAACGGGGAGCCGAAGGATCTCACCGCACAGCGCGAAGTGTGGGAAGAAACCGGGATTTCCGGCGAAGTCGTATCGGAACTAGGTGTTATTGATTATTGGTTCGTCTCCGATGGCGTGCGCATTCACAAAACAGTGCACCACTTCTTATTGCGCTTTGTCGACGGCATCTTAAATGATGAGGATCCGGAGGTCACCGAGGTCGCCTGGATTCCGGTGGCCACGCTGATTGAGCATTTGGCCTATGCCGATGAACGCAAGCTCGCGCGCATCGCCCATGATCAACTTCCCGAGCTCGCACGAAAGGAAGCCGCAGCAGGAAGGGCAACGCCGCGGTGA
- a CDS encoding YqgE/AlgH family protein, whose protein sequence is MYADRLFNALERNEPGPGQLLVSAPGTMSPHFNRTVVLVIEHTDAMSFGVVLTARSEVAVFNVLPDWLPVIAKPQALYIGGPLNQQSVVGLAMTKTGVNIDAHPQLNRLAPRLAHVDMRTDPEDLANYVDGVRLFAGYAEWGPGQLNDEIERGDWFVTPALPQDVITPGPADLWGDVLRRQDMPLPLYATFPEDLEAN, encoded by the coding sequence ATGTACGCCGATAGATTATTCAACGCTTTAGAGCGCAATGAGCCCGGACCAGGCCAATTGCTGGTATCTGCTCCGGGAACCATGTCCCCGCATTTCAACCGCACCGTGGTGCTGGTCATTGAACACACCGATGCCATGAGCTTCGGCGTGGTCTTGACCGCGCGCAGTGAAGTAGCTGTGTTTAACGTGCTACCGGACTGGCTGCCCGTCATCGCCAAGCCCCAAGCGCTGTATATTGGCGGCCCGCTCAATCAGCAATCCGTCGTTGGACTGGCCATGACTAAGACTGGCGTGAATATTGATGCACACCCACAGCTCAACCGCTTAGCACCGCGCCTTGCGCACGTGGACATGCGCACTGATCCGGAAGACTTAGCCAACTACGTCGATGGCGTTCGCCTGTTTGCCGGCTATGCCGAATGGGGTCCGGGGCAGTTGAACGATGAAATTGAGCGCGGTGACTGGTTTGTCACCCCTGCTCTACCCCAAGATGTCATCACCCCGGGTCCGGCGGACCTGTGGGGCGATGTGTTGCGCCGTCAAGATATGCCGCTTCCGCTCTACGCCACTTTCCCGGAAGATCTCGAGGCTAACTAG
- a CDS encoding Crp/Fnr family transcriptional regulator translates to MSANPVRPNCARPHSCSLDVRLDAMARSPLTRELKPEEHLDLDSFVTSWAWSEGDPLMTAGQKVSGSYLIVAGRVRVVRDTIDGREITVDIASPGDIIGPLETNPSYAVDSAWAMETTCALYLPADRLAEVIARHPALAVAIVQMQHTRLAQARDRDVNQSAKTVVQRVATVLLRLDAKLGDLRPDGSSLLQVRLRRDDIAGMAGTTLESTSRAMSQMKKDGLIDSGREWVSIIDTQALERIVDGE, encoded by the coding sequence ATGTCCGCTAACCCTGTTCGTCCCAATTGTGCGCGTCCGCATTCTTGTTCTTTAGACGTCCGTCTGGATGCCATGGCGCGTTCACCGCTTACACGTGAACTCAAGCCCGAAGAACATCTAGATCTGGATTCCTTCGTCACGTCGTGGGCGTGGTCGGAGGGTGATCCACTCATGACGGCGGGGCAGAAGGTATCGGGTTCCTATCTCATTGTGGCAGGTCGGGTACGGGTCGTGCGCGATACCATCGATGGCCGTGAGATCACCGTCGACATTGCCTCGCCAGGAGATATCATTGGACCGCTAGAGACAAATCCTTCGTATGCGGTGGATTCAGCCTGGGCAATGGAAACCACCTGTGCGTTGTACCTACCAGCGGACCGTCTCGCAGAAGTCATCGCTAGGCACCCGGCTTTGGCAGTAGCAATTGTGCAGATGCAACACACGCGATTGGCTCAAGCACGAGATAGAGATGTCAATCAAAGCGCCAAGACCGTTGTGCAGCGCGTAGCCACAGTACTGCTTCGGCTCGATGCCAAATTGGGGGACCTGCGCCCAGACGGCAGCAGTTTGCTGCAAGTACGCCTTCGACGCGACGATATCGCGGGGATGGCTGGAACAACGCTCGAGTCCACCTCACGCGCCATGTCCCAAATGAAAAAGGATGGCCTCATCGACTCCGGGCGGGAGTGGGTGTCCATCATCGATACCCAGGCATTAGAGCGCATTGTCGATGGTGAATAA